The genomic segment GCGATCCACTGATGAATTTCAGCACTGTGGTTATCATAAATTAGTTTACAGCTCATCACGAACGATACGGTAATCAACATTGGCCGTATCAATTTTTGCCCTTTGCTCAGTACCATACGGGCACCACTGCGAGCACCAATAACCTGACCGCACAACATCACTAAGCCAACGCTCCACACCACCTTTCCCCCCAGAATAAAAAACAGCAGGGAAGCCAGATTCGAAGTGAAGTTCAACACTTTGGCATGAGCCGTGGATTTAGTCAGATTGAAGCCGTGCAGTGTAACATAAGCTAAGGCAAAGAAAGAACCGGCACCGGGTCCAAAAAAGCCATCATAAAAACCCACGCAGAATCCGGCAACGAAAGCAAAAGGCCAGGTGGTTAAACGTTTCTGACGATCCGCCTCTCCTACTTTAGGGCTGAAAATAAAATAGAGCCCAATGGCAATAACTAACAGCGGCAGAATAGAACGTAAAATATCTGCGTCAATATGCTGAATAAGAATGGCGCCAAACATGGCGCCAATAAATGTCAGCAGAATGGTCCATCGCTGGTCTTTTAAATCTACCGCTTTCTGGCGGATAAAATAGAGACTGGCGGAAAACGATCCGCCGATAGACTGTAGTTTATTAGTAGCCAGCGCCTGAGCAGGCGGAATACCGACTGACATGAGTGCTGGCAGGCTAATCAGCCCACCACCACCCGCAATGGAGTCAATAAATCCGGCCAGCATTGCAACAAAAAATAAAATCAGATAAATCTCAACGCCGAGCGGAAGCCACTCCATTTATTATTCTGCCTTAAAATTATTCACTATCAGTGCCTTACATGCCGCCGGTGGTTCAGGAATAACCGGATCTTTAGGTTTAGCATTTGGTAATTTAGCCGGTGCTTCTAACCAACTGGTCAGTTCGGCTCCACAACCATCACCAGCAGGAATTGCCGCCTGCTCTTCGCAGTCATGGCTATCTGCCGGACAGCGTAAACGCACATGCATATGGGCGCGATGACCAAACCATGGGCGAACTTTACGTAACCAGGTACGATCGGTTCCGGCGGTTTGACACAGCTTTTGCTTGATGGCCGGATGAACAAAAATACGTGTCACATCACGATCGCTGGCGGCCAGTTTAATTAACTCACCAACTTGTGGTTGCCACAGGCTTTCAACGACTCGCTTGCCGTCTCCGGAGACTAAATCAATCGCTCTCGGATTTTTTAACTGAGTTGCACTCCAGCGAGAAGTCGGTAATTGTAACCAAATATCAACGTCTAAACCGCTCTGATGGCTGGCATGCCCGGTCGCAAAGCGACCACCGGCAGGCATTCCCATATCGCCCACCAACACATTACCTAAACCATTTGCCTGAGTTTCCGTGGTTAAACGGTCAATAAATGACAGCAAATCAGGATGACCAAAATAACGTAGCTGCTGGCTACGCATTACCTGATACCCTTCTCCCTGCAATTCCAGAGGCTGTGCACCAATAATACAACCGTTAGAAAAACCGCCAATAGACTGAGGTTCACCGGCAACCGGTTCCTTCACTTTCTGCCATGGGGTTGCTGCCGTTACCGAGGCGCTAAACACTAAGGCTGCCGCGACTAAAAACCATTTTCTCATTACTATATTCCTTACCAACGTGGAACGTCTGATTTCACGTCATTGCACTGTGCGCGGTTGCGCATCAAGTGATCCATTAAAACAATTGCCATCATCGCTTCTGCGATCGGCACCGCACGAATACCTACACAAGGGTCATGACGACCGCGGGTAATCATTTCTACTGCTTCGCCCTGCTTATTGATCGTCCGTCCAGGAATGGTAATGCTGGACGTTGGTTTCAGCGCAATATTGGCAACAATTTGCTGTCCACTGCTGATACCACCGAGAATGCCGCCAGCGTGGTTACTCAGGAACCCTTCTGGTGTAATCTCATCACGATTTTCACTGCCGCGTTTATTGACTACGGCAAATCCATCACCAATCTCAACCCCTTTGACCGCATTAATGCTCATCAAAGCATGGGCCAGATCGGCATCTAAACGGTCAAAAACCGGCTCACCTAATCCAACAGGCACCGCATCCGCCACGACCGTTACTTTGGCACCGATGGAGTCACCCGCCTTTCTTAATTCGCGCATTAGTTCATCCAGCGCTTCCAGACGATCGACATCCGGGCAGAAAAAAGGATTCTGCTCTACCTGATCCCAGTCTTTTAGCTCGCAGCTAATATCACCCATTTGTGACAGATAACCACGAATCTGAATACCAAACTGCTGCTGCAAATACTTTTTGGCAATCGCGCCAGCTGCTACGCGCATCGCCGTTTCACGGGCAGAAGAACGGCCGCCACCGCGATAATCACGCAGGCCATATTTTTGCTGGTAGGTGTAATCAGCATGCCCGGGACGAAACAGATCTTTAATTTCGCCATAATCCTGTGAGCGCTGATCGGTGTTCTCTATCAACAGACCAATACTGGTGCCGGTAGTGACCCCTTCAAATACGCCGGATAAGATACGCACGCTGTCAGGCTCACGACGCTGAGTAGTATAGCGGGAAGTCCCCGGACGACGACGATCCAGATCGTGCTGCAGGTCTGCCTCGGTCAAAGGAATACCCGGAGGTACACCGTCAACAATACATCCCAATGCAACACCGTGCGACTCACCAAAGGTCGTCACACGAAATAATTCTCCAATACTGTTCCCTGCCATCACAGCTCCTTAGCTGTTATTTATCATCAGAGCGTTCAATAGCCCGGTAAAAGTGATTGTCGCAACCATTTAGCTGCGGTAAAGCTTAGTCTCGATAAATGCGAAAATGCTCGCTGCACGCCAGCAGTTGGTCCCGCGTTAGCATAAATACGCCATCGCCGCCGAACTCAAATTCCAGCCAGGTAAATGGAATATCCGGATATTCATCCATCAGATGCACCATGCTGTTACCCACTTCACAAATCAATACGCCGTCTTCATTCAGATAATCTGGCGCACGAGCCAGAATACGGCGCACTAATTTCAAACCATCAGTACCCGCCGCTAGCCCCAGCTCAGGTTCATAGCGGAACTCTTTTGGCAGGTCGGACATATCTTCCGCATCCACATAAGGCGGATTGGTAACGATTAAATCATATTTTACCGGCGGCATATCGCGGAACAAGTCTGAACGAATTGGCGTAACCCGATGCTCCATCCGATGAGCTTCAATATTTTGTTCAGTGACTGCCAGCGCATCGACAGAGATATCAACCGCATCAACTTCCGCTTCCGGGAAAGCATAGGCACAAGCTATTGCAATACAACCACTGCCGGTACACATATCCAGAATGGTTTGCGGTTCCTGAGCGATCAGCGATTCAAAACGATGATTAATCAGTTCACCAATTGGCGAAC from the Limnobaculum zhutongyuii genome contains:
- a CDS encoding sulfite exporter TauE/SafE family protein, with product MEWLPLGVEIYLILFFVAMLAGFIDSIAGGGGLISLPALMSVGIPPAQALATNKLQSIGGSFSASLYFIRQKAVDLKDQRWTILLTFIGAMFGAILIQHIDADILRSILPLLVIAIGLYFIFSPKVGEADRQKRLTTWPFAFVAGFCVGFYDGFFGPGAGSFFALAYVTLHGFNLTKSTAHAKVLNFTSNLASLLFFILGGKVVWSVGLVMLCGQVIGARSGARMVLSKGQKLIRPMLITVSFVMSCKLIYDNHSAEIHQWIAGFF
- the mepA gene encoding penicillin-insensitive murein endopeptidase, giving the protein MRKWFLVAAALVFSASVTAATPWQKVKEPVAGEPQSIGGFSNGCIIGAQPLELQGEGYQVMRSQQLRYFGHPDLLSFIDRLTTETQANGLGNVLVGDMGMPAGGRFATGHASHQSGLDVDIWLQLPTSRWSATQLKNPRAIDLVSGDGKRVVESLWQPQVGELIKLAASDRDVTRIFVHPAIKQKLCQTAGTDRTWLRKVRPWFGHRAHMHVRLRCPADSHDCEEQAAIPAGDGCGAELTSWLEAPAKLPNAKPKDPVIPEPPAACKALIVNNFKAE
- the aroC gene encoding chorismate synthase, with protein sequence MAGNSIGELFRVTTFGESHGVALGCIVDGVPPGIPLTEADLQHDLDRRRPGTSRYTTQRREPDSVRILSGVFEGVTTGTSIGLLIENTDQRSQDYGEIKDLFRPGHADYTYQQKYGLRDYRGGGRSSARETAMRVAAGAIAKKYLQQQFGIQIRGYLSQMGDISCELKDWDQVEQNPFFCPDVDRLEALDELMRELRKAGDSIGAKVTVVADAVPVGLGEPVFDRLDADLAHALMSINAVKGVEIGDGFAVVNKRGSENRDEITPEGFLSNHAGGILGGISSGQQIVANIALKPTSSITIPGRTINKQGEAVEMITRGRHDPCVGIRAVPIAEAMMAIVLMDHLMRNRAQCNDVKSDVPRW
- the prmB gene encoding 50S ribosomal protein L3 N(5)-glutamine methyltransferase; its protein translation is MDKIFVDEVVNDMHTIQDMLRWSVSRFNAASIYYGHGTDNPWDEAVQLVLPTLFLPLDIPPEMYFSRLTLSERQRIVERVIRRVNERLPVAYLTNKAWFAGHEFFVDERVLVPRSPIGELINHRFESLIAQEPQTILDMCTGSGCIAIACAYAFPEAEVDAVDISVDALAVTEQNIEAHRMEHRVTPIRSDLFRDMPPVKYDLIVTNPPYVDAEDMSDLPKEFRYEPELGLAAGTDGLKLVRRILARAPDYLNEDGVLICEVGNSMVHLMDEYPDIPFTWLEFEFGGDGVFMLTRDQLLACSEHFRIYRD